In the genome of Pristis pectinata isolate sPriPec2 chromosome 10, sPriPec2.1.pri, whole genome shotgun sequence, one region contains:
- the cnih4 gene encoding protein cornichon homolog 4, protein MEALVFILSLADCCGLIFLAVYFIITLSDLECDYINARACCSKLNKWVLPELIGHSAVSVLMLVSMHWFILLLNLPVAAWNFHRYLSVPSGNVGVFDPTEIHNRGLLKTHMKEAMIKLGFHLLCFFIYLYSMILALIND, encoded by the exons ATGGAGGCGCTGGTTTTCATTCTATCGCTGGCCGATTGTTGCGGCCTGATCTTCCTGGCAGTTTACTTC ATTATAACCCTGTCAGATCTGGAATGTGATTACATAAACGCCAGGGCCTGTTGCTCCAAACTGAACAAG TGGGTGCTGCCAGAGCTGATCGGCCACAGTGCTGTCTCGGTCCTGATGCTGGTCTCCATGCACTGGTTCATCCTGCTGCTCAACCTGCCAGTCGCCGCCTGGAACTTCCACAG GTACCTCTCCGTCCCCTCTGGCAACGTGGGCGTTTTCGACCCGACTGAGATACACAACCGAGGCCTGCTGAAGACCCACATGAAGGAGGCCATGATCAAACTTGGCTTCCACCTGCTCTGTTTCTTCATTTACCTGTACAG TATGATCCTGGCATTGATCAATGACTGA